In the Eptesicus fuscus isolate TK198812 chromosome 12, DD_ASM_mEF_20220401, whole genome shotgun sequence genome, one interval contains:
- the LOC114230017 gene encoding myosin regulatory light chain 12B isoform X1: MSSKKAKTKTTKKRPQRATSNVFAMFDQSQIQEFKEAFNMIDQNRDGFIDKEDLHDMLASLGKNPTDAYLDAMMNEAPGPINFTMFLTMFGEKLNGTDPEDVIRNAFACFDEEATGTIQEDYLRELLTTMGDRFTDEEVDELYREAPIDKKGNFNYIEFTRILKHGAKDKDD; the protein is encoded by the exons ATGTCGAGCAAAAAGGCAAAGACCAAGACCACCAAGAAGCGCCCCCAGCGCGCAACATCCAATGTGTTCGCCATGTTTGACCAGTCACAGATTCAGGAGTTTAAAGAGGCCTTCAACATGATTGATCAGAACAGAGATGGTTTCATTGACAAGGAAGATTTGCATGATATGCTCGCTTCTCTAG GAAAGAATCCAACAGATGCATACCTTGATGCCATGATGAATGAGGCTCCAGGGCCCATAAATTTCACCATGTTCCTCACAATGTTTGGTGAGAAGTTAAATGGCACAGATCCAGAAGATGTCATCAGAAATGCTTTTGCTTGCTTTGATGAAGAAGCAACTG GCACCATTCAGGAAGATTACCTGAGAGAGCTGCTGACAACAATGGGAGATcggtttacagatgaggaagtagaTGAGCTGTATAGAGAAGCGCCTATTGACAAAAAGGGAAATTTCAATTACATTGAGTTCACACGCATCCTTAAACATGGAGCAAAAGATAAAGATGACTGA
- the LOC114230017 gene encoding myosin regulatory light chain 12B isoform X2, whose translation MSSKKAKTKTTKKRPQRATSNVFAMFDQSQIQEFKEAFNMIDQNRDGFIDKEDLHDMLASLGTIQEDYLRELLTTMGDRFTDEEVDELYREAPIDKKGNFNYIEFTRILKHGAKDKDD comes from the exons ATGTCGAGCAAAAAGGCAAAGACCAAGACCACCAAGAAGCGCCCCCAGCGCGCAACATCCAATGTGTTCGCCATGTTTGACCAGTCACAGATTCAGGAGTTTAAAGAGGCCTTCAACATGATTGATCAGAACAGAGATGGTTTCATTGACAAGGAAGATTTGCATGATATGCTCGCTTCTCTAG GCACCATTCAGGAAGATTACCTGAGAGAGCTGCTGACAACAATGGGAGATcggtttacagatgaggaagtagaTGAGCTGTATAGAGAAGCGCCTATTGACAAAAAGGGAAATTTCAATTACATTGAGTTCACACGCATCCTTAAACATGGAGCAAAAGATAAAGATGACTGA